ACCTACCCCATTCCCACGCGATCTATCTTTTCCACAAATGCCAGGTCGGGCGTCGGGCTGACGCCCGTCCAACCGCCACGCCACGGCGAGTGATGGCTAATTCGATATTCTGCATGCGGTTTTGCCGGTGGCAGTCAATTATGCGAAAATAGAGGCGGAAGTGAGGTGCCAATGGAAAAACTCGACCGAATCATTTCTGACCCGCTGATCTGTCTTGGCCAGCCAATCATCCGTGGCACACGCATCACGCTCAGCATTATTCTACGCCTGCTGGCGTCCGGCTGGTCGGAACAGGACGTGATCGCAGCCTACCCCGAACTGACTCCGCAGGACATCCATCAGGCCGCACAGTATAATCTACCGTGAGAGACGGTCGTCATGCCGGCATGCAGTTGGCCGGCATCCACTATCACACGCTGTGTCAT
The sequence above is drawn from the Chloroflexota bacterium genome and encodes:
- a CDS encoding DUF433 domain-containing protein; the protein is MEKLDRIISDPLICLGQPIIRGTRITLSIILRLLASGWSEQDVIAAYPELTPQDIHQAAQYNLP